A window of Phycisphaeraceae bacterium genomic DNA:
TGAGCCGAGAAAGCCGGGGGTGGCGGGAACTTCCGCTCCTCGTGAAGCACCGACTCCATCGCACTCGAATCACCTGAAGGTGTCTGGGCCATGAGACATTCCTCTAAAAACAGGGGAAAAATCGAAAAGAATCAGGATGACCATACAACCGACAGCCACTCGACGCTCGGCATCGAACCGATCAGAGTAAAACCAGCACGGAAACGGATCAAGAACACCCCGCTGGACCTGCTCCCACCGTTTGACCCTGGCCCTCACCCCGGCTTCAATGCCCGCGAGCCCCACCACGACCACGCCCGCAGGCACCAGCACCATGAACGCAACTCCCTCCGCCGCATCGGCTTCCGATCCCTCCCCGCGCTACCGCAGGGTCCTCCTCAAACTCTCGGGCGAATCACTCTGCAAACCCGGTGCCTCCGGCATCGACCCCGAAGAGCTGAGGATCATCGGCCGCGAGATCGTCCAGGCCGCCCAGGTCGGCACCCAACTCGCCGTGGTCGTTGGCGGGGGCAACATGATCCGCGGGGCGACCCTCGCCTCGCAGGGCCTCATCGACCAGGCCACCGCTGACTACATGGGCATGCTCGGCACGGTCATCAACGCCCTCGCCCTCAAAGAGGCCCTCGAACACCTCGGCCAGCCGGCTCGGGTGCTCAGCGCCATCAATCTCTCGTCCGTCGCCGAGACCTTCATCCGGGGCAGGGCCATCCGCCACCTCGAAAAAGGCCGCGTCGTCATCTTCGCAGCCGGCACCGGTAACCCCTTCTTCACCACCGACTCGGCCGCCGCCCTCCGGGCCACCGAGATCGGTGCCGAGCTGGTCCTCAAGGCCACCAAGGTCGATGGCGTCTACGACAAAGACCCCGTCAAATACCCCGACGCCGTCCGCTACGAGAATCTCTCCTTCGACGAGGCCATTGACCAACGCCTCGCCGTGATGGACTTGGCCGCCTTCACCATGTGCCAGACCAACAACATCCCTATAACCGTCTTCAACATGAAAACCCCCGGCCACATTGCGGCCGTTGTGCGCGGCGAGCGCGTCGGCACCCTCGTTACCCCCTGAGCATGCCCACCAGCGATCGTAAGACTCCGCGATCCGTTAAACTCACCGGTCCGGCGACGCCGAAACCCGCCACCTCATGCCCCCTTCTGCTCGCCGAGAAAGGACCCGCCATGGACCTCAACAAGATCGAAAAACAGTGCCAGGAGACGATGGACAAGTCCCTGGACTACCTCCACAACGAGCTCAAAGGCGTCCGCACCGGCCGCGCCTCCACCGGACTCGTCGAATACGTCAAGGTCCAGGTCTACGGTTCCGAAACCGACCTGCGCAGCGTCGCCCTCATCAACGCCCCGGAACCTTCTCAGATCATCGTTAAACCCTACGACGCCTCGACGGTTCAGGAGATCGCCAAGGGCATCGGAGCCGCCGGGCTGGGCCTCAACCCGATCGTGGATGGCAAGCAGATCCGCATCAACATCCCGCCCCTCTCAGGCGACCGCCGCAAGGAACTCGCCGCCTCCGTCAAGCAGATGGGCGAACAGGCCAAAGTCGCCATGCGCAACGCCCGCCGCGACGCCAACAAACACATCGACCAGCTCGCCAAGGACAAGACCCAGCACATCAGCGAAGACTCGATCGAAGAGGCCAAGAACAAGATCCAGGAACTGCTGAAAAAGCACGAGTCCAAAGCCGAAGAAGAGGTCACCCGCAAGGCCAAGGAAATCCAGGAAATCTGAACCCAGCCTCACACTGAGCCTCTGACAGCTCGCCACCTGCGCCCTAGCATTCAGCATGCCGAATCCCAACCCCCGATTGGGTGAAGAACTCCAGATCGACGCCGTCATCGCCGGCGAACGACGCCTCACCCGCGCAGAAGCTCTGCGCCTCTACCACGAGGCCTCGCTTCACGATCTTGGCCAGTGGTCCTCCGCTGTCTGTGACCGCATCCACGGAGCGATGATCGGCCCCGATGGCCAGCGTGCGCTGCGCACCTACGTCATCGACCGCAACATCAACTACACCAACGTCTGCTCAGCGCACTGCACCTTCTGCGCCTTCCGTAGAGACGAAGAAGACCACGACAGCTACATCCTCACCGATGATCAGCTCCACCAGAAAATCCAGGAACTCGTCGACATAGGCGGGACCCAGATCCTCCTCCAGGGCGGGATGCACCCCGGCCTCAAACTCGACTGGTACGAGGACATGCTCCGCGGCATCAAAACCCGGTTCCCGCAGGTCCATGTCCACGGTTTCTCACCCCCGGAGTTCGTCGAGTTCGTCGCCGTTCTCGATATCGAGGGCTTCCCCTCGACCGACCCCAAGAAGAGCCACGAACTGCCCAACGACGTCTGGCAGGCCAAACTCGAAGC
This region includes:
- the pyrH gene encoding UMP kinase, yielding MPASPTTTTPAGTSTMNATPSAASASDPSPRYRRVLLKLSGESLCKPGASGIDPEELRIIGREIVQAAQVGTQLAVVVGGGNMIRGATLASQGLIDQATADYMGMLGTVINALALKEALEHLGQPARVLSAINLSSVAETFIRGRAIRHLEKGRVVIFAAGTGNPFFTTDSAAALRATEIGAELVLKATKVDGVYDKDPVKYPDAVRYENLSFDEAIDQRLAVMDLAAFTMCQTNNIPITVFNMKTPGHIAAVVRGERVGTLVTP
- the frr gene encoding ribosome recycling factor, whose protein sequence is MPTSDRKTPRSVKLTGPATPKPATSCPLLLAEKGPAMDLNKIEKQCQETMDKSLDYLHNELKGVRTGRASTGLVEYVKVQVYGSETDLRSVALINAPEPSQIIVKPYDASTVQEIAKGIGAAGLGLNPIVDGKQIRINIPPLSGDRRKELAASVKQMGEQAKVAMRNARRDANKHIDQLAKDKTQHISEDSIEEAKNKIQELLKKHESKAEEEVTRKAKEIQEI